The genomic DNA ATCTGTTTCAGGAGTTATTACCGTCGTTCAACGGattttattactttttttattttatttctaaacgaaaaattaaagttaaataaaATCCGTTTCGGGATTTATTCCTACTGTTTAAcggattttattatattttttattttatttcaaaacgagtaataaaattaaataaaatctgttTCGGGATTTATTCCTGCCGTGTAATatattttattccatttttttattttgtttccaaaacaagtattaaaataaaataaaatctgttTCGGGATTTATTTCCGCCGCTCAATGGatattattctatttttttattttatttccgaaacaagtataaaaattaaataaaatatgtttcgggatttattctcgccgttttattctatttttattttgttttcaaaacgaatattaaaattaaataaaatctattttGGGATTTATTTTCGCCGTTTAATAGATTTTATTccgttttttattttattcccaAAACGAGTACTAAAATTATGTTAAATCTGTTTCGGGATTTATTCCCGTTGTTCAACAGATTTTATTTCATTCTTAATCTTATTGCGAAACtagaaattaaaattgaataaaacctgtaacaaattttattcaatttttatttggTTTCCAAATTAGAACTAAATTTTGTAATATGTTTCGAGATTTATTTTCGTCGTTTAatagattttatttgattttgttttttgttccaaaattaaaattaaattgaataatctgTTTCGAAATTTATTCTAACCGGCTAACATATTTTACTCGATCTTGATTTTGTTTCTAAAcgaacacttaatcaaataattctgtttcgggatttattcccgctgcttaacatattttattttaattttgtttccaAGTTAGAACTAAATTTTGTAATCTGTTTCTAGATTTATTCCCGTCGTTTAAcagattttatttgattttgttttttgttcccaaattaaaattaacttgAATAATCTGTTTCAGGATTTATTCCAGCCGGTTAACAGATTTCATTCGATCTTGATTTTGTTTCTAAAcgaacacttaatcaaataatTCTGTTTCGAGATTTATTCTCGCCGTTTAacagattttattttaattttttttacaaataagatttaattaaataattctgTTTCGGGATTTAATCTTGCCGTTCAACagattgattttgattttgattttgattttgattttgattttgattttgattttgattttgctcCAGAACTTTAATTCTAATGTTTATCAAAGTCAAAGGGAAatataaattggaaattaaattttctatttattgTGGCATTAATTGTGGCATTAAATTGTAGCTTCAAAATTGTGACATTGaaggaaaataaatttatcaacggTGAATTGAAAAGAcaatatgcatgtctaggattggttctaTGAAAAACTTGGTATTTAAGCGTGCCAAGTGCACCACCTCTCTTTTAGGGTTACCTACCTGGTGCGTTGTTTTATTGTGTTTCAGATTAGATCGTGTAAACTTTTGTTTCGGGTTTTATTAAATTCCTACAGTCTAACAAAAGTTAATAATTTTTCTAATTCAAACTATTGAAAGAAGCACAAGAACCACTTGATCTAATGCATAGCGATGCTTGTAACTTAAAGTTTGTTCAAACGAGAAAAgggaataaatatttttattatcttcATTGATGATAGTACAAAATAGTGCTACGTGTATTTGCTTAAGAGCAAATACAAAGCTATAGAAAAATTTATTCTCTATAAGCAGGAAGTTGAAAACTAACTTAATAAAAAGATTAAGATGGTAAGAAGTAATCGTGGTAGTGAATATGTTGAACCAATTGGCAAATACTGTGTACAACATGATATTATTCATGAAGTGACATCACTATATTCTCCTCAATCAAATGGAGTAGTCGAATGAAAAATTAGACTCTAAAGGAAATGATAAACGCCTTGTTACAAAACTGTGGGTTATCATAAGAAATGTGGGGAGAAACTTCTCTATCaactaattaccttttaaataagGTGCCTCACAAGAAAATAGACAAGACATTGTATAAGTTATGAAAAGGTAGAAAACCTTCCTACAACCACTTGAAAGTGTGGGGGGTGTCTTGCTAGCGTAACGTATAATGGTAAGTTGAGACAAATGTGTTGTCAGCACAATACCGTTAAACAATTGATCTCAAACAGAGTTATCTCTATTGATTTTGTATAATCAAAAGATAAGATTGCGGATCCGCTAACTAAAGGCTTAAATTGAGATCATGTTGATAAAACATTGAAAGGAATAAAACTAAAACCCATGAAAATAAAAGGCGTTATGTGAAGGAAAATCCTAACAAGTTAACTAGAGATCTCAAGATTTAGGTTCAAAGGGACAACCAAATTGCATATACGTTATGAGGTTACTGTGGGGGTACTTATCCCAAGTCCGTTCATATGATATAAACAATGACAAAAAAATGGGATAGGTTAAACAATGTTTTTAATGACCATTATGTGTTTCGGTGAGCCGAACAACATAAGTCATCTATTTAAGAGTGAAGTGGGGCCGCTTCGAGAAGACTATTGGGGCATAGTTCTCTCAAACTCTTGCTGAATAAGAAGATGTTCACGACTATATGAACATAACCATGAGAGCTAAAACCTTACCAAAGAGGTAGTTGTCTGAGGTATATCATTGTTTACACAAACGGCAAAATAGTTCAAGGATATCACGTCTAATGGTCAGCTAGTAAAGTAAATAATATACTTTCACAGGGGAAGGTTCAATGGTGGATACCTACCTATCTTATGTAATTATCGATCGTAGATTTTATCACCACATCGAGTTAATGTTTTTCGATAAAACTATCAATTTTCATTCATGTGGGGGTTTgttggaaaaattgtaatttatggGAACTTTAAGGCATATTCTCAATAGTTAAAGGTAGAGATTTGAATCATAAAATCATGGTTTCATATTCTACTCTATGAGACCTTTACAATGGTATATCATATACTCAAAATGGTTAAGTGATGAATGAGATATTGATactcaaagtaagctacttgaaatatttgttgaggaaaagaaaaggttagatctcacattggttaaataccaagtatgagatgtgtatatatatgagagcCCACTTGAAACGTGATTAAATGACTAAGCTTGAAATTCTACCTCGCGCGTAAGGGGACGGGTGCAAGTCTAAACCCGTCGGGGTTGGGGCACACTCGCACGATATGGACCATGCGAAATGTCCAGACCGGTCGAGCCCAAAGTGGACCTGCGAATATTTTAGCCCAACACGAAATATATTTTTTCtcaacaaatatataaaaaatttgatataaaaagaCATATatcctaattttatttgattctAATTAATTTGGTTTGATTTAATCAAATTGATTTAATTGTCCCCTTAATGCAGATTTTGTATCTTTATACATTCAACCACTTTGAATGCCTATAAAAGGCTAAGATTTTTTATGAATTATTTGCTTAATCACTCTCTCACACCGAGATTATTTTCTCTCCAAAATTCTTCTATTTTCCTCTCCATAGTTTCCAACATTCGGTGATAGAAAAAACCATTATTTGTTTGTTGATCACTGCAAAGGTGCTACTACTTTGATCATCGTGTTGTTGTATTCTGAGAGACATTCGACCAACATTTCTCCAAGAATCAAAGTAGCGGCTGAATTTGTCTTAAGGAAATTGTGTAAAACAAGCCTCAACATCTAGTAAAACTCGTTTCTTCTTTGAAATTTATGCTTcttgttatgttatttattggTTTTTCGCAtccaataatttaaatataaattattcaatttattttattatatatataaatattattttatttatttttatatatttttgttcgCTAACGTGTTTTGTCCAACAATCTTAAGATTGATTTATTATTTGCAATTCTCTAAACTGAAATGAATGAGACACCAAggcgaaaaaaatattttatttgaaaatataaataaaatccgTTTTGGGATTTATTCCCACCGTTTAAcgaattttattctattttggaTTTTATTTCCAAACGAGAAATTAAAGTTAAATAAAATCCGTTTCAAAAATTTTTCCCGCTTTTAAcgtattttattctattttttcttttatttcaaaacgagtattaaaattaaataaaatctatttCGGGATTTATTCCTGTTGTTTAACAGATTCtattccattttttttattttgtttcaagATTTATTTCCGTTGTTCAATGATTTTATTCCATTCTTGATTTTTTGTCAAGcgagaaattaaaattaaataaaatctgttTCTAGATTTATTCTTACCGTTTAattgattttattcaattttaatttggtttcaaattagaattaaattttgtaatttgttTGAGATTTATTTTTCCGTTTAAcagattttatttgatttttttgtatccaaattaaaatgaaattgaataatcTATTTTGGAATTTATTCTTGCCGGTTAACAGATTTTATTCAATcttgattttgtttctaaatgaaGACTTAATCAAATAATTTTGTTTCGGGATTTATTCCCGCCACTTAAcagattttattttgattttgtttccaaagaagatttaattaaataattcaattttGGGATTTAATCATTCCATTCAATagaattgattttgattttgattttgattttgcttCAAAACTTTAATTCTATCGTTTATCAAAGTTAAAGCGAAatataaattggaaattaaattttctatataTTGTTGCATTAATTGTGGCTTTAAATTGTAGCTTCAAAATTTTGAAAGACTTAGTTTTTAGGCGTGCCAAATGTGTCACCTCTCTCTCAAGGTTACCTACCTAGTGCATTATTTAATTGTGTTTTCAATTAGATCATATAAATTTTTGTTTCTGATTTTATTAAATTCCTGTAATCtaacaaaaattaataatttttttaattcaaactGTTGAAAGAAGCACAAGAAAGATGTTTGTGACATAAAGTTTGTTCAAATGAGAAGAgggaataaatatttttattatattcattGATAATAGCACAAAATATTGTTATGTGTATTTGCTTAAAAACTAAGTAGAAGCTATagagaaatttattttctatAAGCAGGACGTTGAAAACCAACTTAATAAAAAGATTAAGATGGTAATAAATGATTGTGGTGGTAAATTTATTGAACCATTTAGTGAATACTGTACACAACATGATATTATTCATGAAATGACACCACCATGCTCTACTCAATTAAATGGAGTAGTCGAACGAAAAATCAAACTCTAAAGAAAATGATAAACACCTTGCTAGAAAGCTATGGGTTATTATAGGAAATGTGAGGGAAACTTCTATATTAattaattaccttttaaataagCTTTATTAGCATCCCTTCTGATCAAGTTCAAAATACTTTTAGGAACTAATAATTGATGATAGAGTCGTCTGCTTTGTTGCATTGCAACCATAAAATAAAGTTCTTTGCATTTGTTTTTTCTTGTTCTAGAAAAAATAGTGGACATTGAGCTTAATTTGTAAATGAAAAAACTGGTCCCCTTTCGTGATTTAAAAATCATCcacataattttaaatttgaaaaaacgTATAGTATTTGTGGttacattttaatatttaaatttaggaATATTTATATTAGAATCATTCTAAGAagtatagttttgaggcattaataaaataataccacatcattaaaatttaaagataataAAGTATTATATAGTCATCTATATTTACTATCTTTCcaacttaatttaattttaattaaattacttacaataattaatttttaaattataaacaaatattttttcttctttcacaattaaattaattaaattacttaaaagtaaaattatattgcATTGAATCTTCAATAATAAGAAttgtgtaaattttaaagtttcaatgttatttgattttttattttaattacttatgttttattttaaaaaaactagAGTTGGAGAGTATATTGAATATAAATggatgtataataataatttcatgtcTTTAAAATTTGATGATGTGATAAAATTTTATTGATGTCTGAAACTTTTAGTTTTAGGATAATTTCAATTTAAGTTATTCCTTAAATTTGATaactttttgttttaaattacttaaagtTAGCATATGTtacatattttttttgaaaatctaaTTTAATTGTGAGagtatttgaaagttttaaagttGATATAATGCTTTCTAacccttaaataagaggataaacaTGTCTCAACACACTCAAACCTACATCTTTCTGTATTGACAACAATATTAATACCAAGTGAGGTAagaattatttaaaaatcatatgagGATTGAACATTTCAACAAACAAAGATTTGCTACTTATAGTAAAAATGTCAAGGCATTAACTAAATCTACTTATGACATATAAGCAATTATtttacaaatatataaaaatatttttattttctaaaagagttttaaaatttttaaagttttgaaatactaaaaaataatttaaatataaaatatttattttatattacaaaaataaaatttattataaattaaatacaaataaaattcatttaggataataaaaatatttcaacTTATACATTAAAACTGTTAAAACATTACTATTTAATTTGCTTTTGGATTTTTCTGCTTTTTAAAATTCAAACATGATTGATGAGTGTGTCATGAATACTTATAATCTATATAAAAGtatcaatttaaaaaataaaaatttgcactaATAAAaatatctattattttttatcatagtattaatttcatatttaaaaataaaaattaatgcaaaaataaaaatggcaataattttacatttaaaaataactatatttaatagaaattataataattacacatttaaaaataattataatttaatgtaTAATTATGAGCTAAAAAGGTTATGCTAATTTTATTGATGTTATTACTTGAATAGAATTTTAAGCATATTAGTTATCACTTAATTAGTATTAgagttaattatgttaattagttattgttttgaataatttcactttgcattaattatataaaataaaactataTTGTATATTAAATATGCTAATGCTTTAATTATGATTTGAAAatgatttattataatattttaaattaaaaataatatattttaattatattcaataatttaaataaagaATATTATTCTAATTATGTAAATTcatgtataaaataattattcaataCATATCTACTTGAATAATTATAACTCTTTGCTATTAATTAAATGACATAACTTTTGGTAATAATAGGCATAACTCGTCACTATAAATAGTGATAACTCTTGATTAATAATCAAGTAACATAACTTTTGGACTATTTGTAACTTTTCACTTATAACTGTTGGGGTTTCATTTCTGTTTGGTTTTCAGCTTCTTTTTATCGATCCAATATTTATATCACATCAACCTAAAATATtgtctatattaatatatatttaaggaTTGAAAGTTTTTTTaacataaaacaaatagttataaatttttaatttatgttaaacTTAACATGTATGATTACATGAATGGAGAATCATAGATGAcagttaaattgttaaaatattaactgtacaaaaattatgaataaatgtaaaatcatttaaattttatatagtgTAATCCTTcttatgaataaaaataattaaaattttaaaaagtgaaCAGATGAAATTTCTTTCATTTAAAAAATGTATTTAAGATAAAAATGAGTCAAACGTTGGAGCCAAGTTAGAATCGGTTTCCTACAAGTATCTCATTTTTGTTCAAATTTACATTTTTTTCAACATAATATTATTATCCAACTGGGAAATTTGGAACATTGGGAAAATTGTACACTAATGAGGTCAAATAGTGGAGTATGGCTGGCTCATTGGACCTACAGTACCCATTCGTATTCCATCATTGGCTTTCTATTTAAGTTATTCCGTAATTTGGCTTTGCATATGGTTATTAGTTAAGGCTGAGGTTTTAATTTGCAGTCGTTGATTTCATTGCCTccacattttttttcatctttcttcAAATGGATGTAAAGCTTAATACAATTAGACTCGTATGGGTGTTGAGCTTAGCAGGGGAAATTCTGAATAATGCTGTCAGCTTTGCTGTCTTTTGTGTTCTGGACTTTGTTGATTTCATTCTATGTTTTGTCTACAAAGTTATTGATTTCTGGATTGAATCCCAATGGAAACCTTGTTATTGTTCCTTTGCTAAACAACACATCATCGAAGGTGAAAACATCTTGGTTTCGGAAGAGTGCGAGTCCAAGACTGTTTGCCTCACGTCAACCAAGTTACAGTTGGAGGACATCTCGGATACCCTTTATTCTCGTCCTTCCATTGTTTCCCAGCTCTCCAAGTTTATTGTTAATGACCTAAACAAGACGAAGAAAACAACGGTGACATCAACTTTCACCATTGACTCCACCATTGTTGAAATGCTTCGAGGCAATGTGGTTCCTAGATGGTCTGATTGCGGTTGTAAAATCTGCAACTCTTGGACCTCTTCCAGCAAGGACACTCTTTTCGTTAAAGCTGAAGGACCCAAAGGTAAGTTAGATTACTAATGTACTATATCTATCGTATTAATTTTATTCGGTTCTTTCAAGTTTGCTATTTGGGTTTGTGATGACAGATAAAGCTCGAGAAGATGTGTTATTCATTCATGGCTTAATTTCATCATCAGTATTTTGGACTGAAACTTTATTCCCCAACTTTTCGACTACTGTGAAATCGACTTACAGATTGTTGGCTGTTGATATACTGGGTTTTGGCCGAAGTCCGAAGCCAACTGAGTTGCTTTACACTTTAAGAGAGCATGTGGAAATGATTGAAAAGTCCGTGCTTGAAG from Gossypium arboreum isolate Shixiya-1 chromosome 9, ASM2569848v2, whole genome shotgun sequence includes the following:
- the LOC108455435 gene encoding probable lysophospholipase BODYGUARD 3; this encodes MDVKLNTIRLVWVLSLAGEILNNAVSFAVFCVLDFVDFILCFVYKVIDFWIESQWKPCYCSFAKQHIIEGENILVSEECESKTVCLTSTKLQLEDISDTLYSRPSIVSQLSKFIVNDLNKTKKTTVTSTFTIDSTIVEMLRGNVVPRWSDCGCKICNSWTSSSKDTLFVKAEGPKDKAREDVLFIHGLISSSVFWTETLFPNFSTTVKSTYRLLAVDILGFGRSPKPTELLYTLREHVEMIEKSVLEAYQVKSFHIVAHSLGCILALAIAVKQPGSIKSLTLLAPPYFPVPKGEPATQYIMRRIAPRRVWPVMAFGASIACWYEHISRTFCLVICKNHRFWEFITKFITQNRIRTYLLESFCCHTHNSGWHTFHNIICGTAGKLDSYLDTVCNQLKCEVAIFHGGDDKVIPVECSYNVQRRIPRAQVKVVENKDHITIVVGRQMAFAKELEKIWKRSKCD